CTTCCAACTTAATATTATCGTTTTTGAGTCGCTCTACATTGCGCTTACGTTCTGTTGCAGTCTCCTTAGACTTCTGTCGTGTTTTCTTCACTGCCTGTAATTTACACACCATTtagcaaacatttattttccattgaaattgttatttctattaaataattacatcgttgtttctttgtcttttttcTCGGTATGCATCATCATCATGCTTGGACGCGTCTGATGTGTTTCCACCACCACCACTAGTCTTCTTCCTCGCTGGCATTTTATCTTTGGttatactattttcaatttgaaaacgTTAAAAGCACTAACCAATAtggacaaaataataaatttacaatcGTATACAAATCGCCAACACCAAACGAAAATGCGCAGCAAAACTTACAATTGTGAAATACCAGGATGTAAACGTCAAGCCAAAgagaaatagtaaaaataaagaaaacgtcAAAAAATTTACAGGGATGCATGCAGTGTATTAACAGATATGTTCACACACTGAAGGGagaatatttgatttcttaggaaataaatatgttaattttagttcttaatgaaaatttgttttaaatgttttacgCTGTTTAGACGACCAGTTAACAAATCGTCTTAAATTCTAAAATGAGATGTAAATGCTCCTATGGTTTCTTATTTTGTCCTAATTatgtcatttttatttaaaaaatgagaCTGATGagtagaaaaaaaatcagataATTCAAATGTGTTAATACCAAAGTGTAGTTTTATGAGTGGCCTAAGCAAAACAAACGAAATAAATATGGGTTGAATATAAAGAATTATGTTGCACTTAGctcacatatatataatatataaaagcaagtatttattaaaaaatatttacaattcaaACCATTgtaagtttaaattttaaataaacataataagCAGAT
This genomic stretch from Bactrocera dorsalis isolate Fly_Bdor chromosome 5, ASM2337382v1, whole genome shotgun sequence harbors:
- the LOC105224442 gene encoding CCAAT/enhancer-binding protein gamma, translated to MPARKKTSGGGGNTSDASKHDDDAYREKRQRNNDAVKKTRQKSKETATERKRNVERLKNDNIKLEASIKEVKEHVETLKSLLLGNVKKEEHETFLQKILNEPTDDEDDSMDGT